In a genomic window of Ranitomeya imitator isolate aRanImi1 chromosome 5, aRanImi1.pri, whole genome shotgun sequence:
- the ID2 gene encoding DNA-binding protein inhibitor ID-2, which translates to MKAFSPVRSVRKSSLTEHSLGISRSKTPVDDPMSLLYNMNDCYSKLKELVPSIPQNKKVSKMEILQHVIDYILDLQIALDSHPSIVSLHHPRLSSPASIRSPLTTINTDISILTLQASDLSTEFITNDSKALCP; encoded by the exons ATGAAAGCATTCAGCCCCGTGCGATCCGTCCGGAAAAGCAGCCTAACAGAACACAGCCTGGGCATCTCCAGGAGCAAAACGCCAGTGGATGACCCTATGAGCCTCCTGTACAACATGAACGACTGCTACTCCAAACTGAAGGAGCTGGTGCCCAGCATCCCCCAGAACAAGAAGGTCAGCAAGATGGAGATCCTCCAGCATGTCATCGACTACATCCTGGACCTGCAGATCGCCCTGGACTCTCACCCCAGCATCGTCAGCCTGCACCACCCGAGGCTGTCCAGCCCTGCCTCCATCAGGAGTCCCCTGACCACCATCAACACAGACATCAGCATCCTGACCCTGCAG gCGTCGGATTTATCAACAGAGTTCATCACGAATGACAGCAAAGCTCTTTGTCCTTAA